In Gammaproteobacteria bacterium, a genomic segment contains:
- the phoU gene encoding phosphate transport system regulatory protein PhoU, which produces MDRKEITQHISQQFNEELEDLREKVLSMGGLVESQLRQALTALQNFDGTLGETIIEQDKLVNGLEVKIDEECTQILARRQPAAGDLRLIIAVIKTVTDLERIGDEAEKVARMAVELSEADKSTLPSKAQMMALQNLGEHALRMVGESLDAFARMDVEAAIAVARQEKEVDDVYRGLARQLVTYMMEDPRTISSVLDITWAARALERVADHANNIAEYTVYLVKGKDVRHVSMQQLEKTVQEK; this is translated from the coding sequence ATGGATCGAAAAGAAATCACACAACATATCTCACAGCAGTTTAATGAAGAGCTTGAAGATCTGCGTGAGAAAGTTCTGAGCATGGGTGGTCTGGTCGAAAGTCAGCTTCGCCAAGCCCTGACAGCGTTGCAAAATTTTGATGGCACACTGGGCGAGACCATTATCGAACAGGATAAATTGGTCAATGGTCTGGAAGTCAAGATCGACGAAGAATGCACACAGATTTTGGCGCGCCGGCAACCAGCCGCTGGCGACTTGCGATTGATCATTGCCGTCATCAAAACGGTGACTGATTTAGAACGGATCGGTGATGAAGCAGAAAAAGTCGCGAGAATGGCGGTGGAGTTGTCCGAAGCGGACAAGTCGACGCTGCCTTCCAAGGCCCAAATGATGGCATTGCAAAACCTCGGTGAACATGCGCTGCGAATGGTAGGCGAGAGTTTGGATGCGTTCGCACGCATGGATGTGGAAGCGGCCATTGCCGTGGCGCGCCAAGAGAAGGAAGTGGATGATGTCTACCGCGGCTTGGCTCGTCAGCTTGTTACATACATGATGGAAGATCCGAGAACCATTTCGAGCGTGCTCGATATCACGTGGGCTGCACGCGCCTTGGAGCGGGTCGCCGACCATGCCAATAACATTGCGGAGTACACAGTGTATTTAGTCAAAGGCAAAGATGTGCGCCACGTATCAATGCAACAGTTAGAGAAAACTGTTCAAGAAAAGTAA
- a CDS encoding phosphate ABC transporter ATP-binding protein has product MTENFHEVKPEDVQAILQDKQPEPVEKTAIEVRDLNLWYGQKHALHNITFTIPEKKVTAFIGPSGCGKSTLLRCMNRMNDLVDGVTIEGEIRIHGQNIYAPDTDVTALRRRVGMVFQKPNPFPKSIYENVAYGLRLQGINKRRTLDEVVEWALKGAALWDEVKDRLHDSALGLSGGQQQRLVIARAIAVQPEVLLLDEPASALDPISTLKIEELIQELKDDYTIVIVTHNMQQAARVSDYTAFLYMGDLIEYGETNQIFTNPQKKRTEDYITGRYG; this is encoded by the coding sequence ATGACTGAAAATTTCCATGAAGTAAAACCGGAAGATGTACAGGCCATCTTACAAGACAAGCAACCGGAACCAGTTGAGAAGACGGCCATTGAGGTGCGAGATCTCAACTTATGGTACGGCCAAAAGCATGCCTTGCATAACATCACTTTCACCATTCCGGAGAAAAAGGTCACCGCGTTCATTGGGCCGAGTGGTTGTGGCAAATCGACCTTACTGCGTTGTATGAATCGCATGAATGACTTGGTCGATGGCGTAACTATTGAGGGTGAGATTCGTATTCACGGTCAGAATATTTATGCGCCGGATACTGACGTGACGGCCTTGCGTCGCCGCGTTGGTATGGTGTTCCAAAAACCAAACCCATTTCCCAAGAGCATTTATGAAAATGTCGCGTACGGTCTGCGCTTACAGGGCATCAACAAACGCCGTACTTTGGATGAAGTGGTCGAATGGGCGTTGAAAGGGGCCGCGCTCTGGGATGAGGTGAAGGACAGACTCCATGATTCTGCCTTGGGTTTGTCCGGGGGTCAGCAGCAACGACTGGTGATTGCACGCGCCATCGCGGTACAACCAGAGGTTTTGCTGCTTGATGAGCCGGCTTCTGCACTGGATCCAATTTCAACTCTGAAAATCGAGGAGTTGATACAGGAGTTGAAAGACGATTACACCATTGTCATCGTCACCCATAATATGCAGCAGGCGGCCCGCGTATCGGACTATACTGCTTTCCTATATATGGGCGACTTGATTGAATATGGGGAAACCAACCAAATCTTTACCAATCCCCAGAAGAAACGCACAGAAGATTACATCACAGGACGGTACGGATAA